A genomic region of Ruficoccus amylovorans contains the following coding sequences:
- a CDS encoding D-2-hydroxyacid dehydrogenase — translation MSTPNIVILDAQTFHFPDKTPWAPIEKLGHVTIHDRTESAPAVITERCRDAQIVLTNKVPFDRETLAGLPGLKLISMLATGYNVIDIEAATEHGITVCNAPSYGTSCVAQHTVALMLELCNRVGEHAESVRRGDWVRSPDIVYWLQAPRELAGLTIGLIGLGEIGRGVAERLRPFGCEFIAYTPSRRNGPDWPEFSWASSVEEVFERADIVSLHCPQTADNAGFVNATRLSRMKRGSFIVNTARGTLINEHDLAAALRNGPLAGAALDVVAHEPMLPDNPLRTLDNAFITPHLAWASEPSRLRLIEINAANIAAFLSGKPQNVVNG, via the coding sequence AAAAACTCGGTCACGTCACGATCCACGACCGCACGGAAAGCGCCCCGGCCGTCATCACCGAGCGCTGCCGCGACGCCCAGATAGTACTGACCAATAAAGTTCCCTTCGACCGGGAAACCCTGGCCGGTTTGCCCGGACTCAAGCTCATCTCAATGCTGGCTACCGGCTACAACGTCATCGACATCGAGGCTGCGACCGAGCACGGAATCACCGTCTGCAACGCACCCAGCTACGGCACCAGTTGCGTCGCCCAGCATACCGTCGCGCTGATGCTCGAGCTATGCAACCGCGTGGGCGAGCACGCTGAGAGCGTCCGCCGGGGAGACTGGGTGCGTAGCCCGGATATCGTCTATTGGCTCCAGGCCCCGCGCGAGTTGGCGGGCCTGACCATCGGCCTGATCGGGCTGGGGGAAATCGGGCGCGGCGTGGCCGAGCGACTACGCCCTTTCGGCTGCGAATTCATCGCCTACACGCCGAGTCGCCGCAACGGCCCGGACTGGCCGGAGTTTTCATGGGCCAGCTCGGTGGAGGAAGTCTTCGAGCGGGCCGACATCGTCTCTTTGCACTGCCCGCAGACGGCAGACAACGCCGGGTTCGTCAACGCCACCAGACTCAGCCGGATGAAGCGCGGCAGCTTCATCGTCAACACCGCCCGGGGAACGCTCATCAACGAGCACGATCTGGCCGCCGCCCTCCGCAACGGGCCACTGGCCGGAGCCGCCCTCGATGTCGTCGCGCACGAGCCGATGCTCCCCGACAACCCGCTACGCACACTCGACAACGCCTTCATCACCCCGCACCTGGCCTGGGCCAGCGAACCCAGCCGCCTGCGCCTGATTGAAATCAACGCCGCGAACATCGCTGCCTTCCTCTCGGGCAAGCCGCAGAACGTCGTCAACGGCTGA
- a CDS encoding cytochrome c biogenesis CcdA family protein gives MIILTGPDDTDVQDTEFLMTTVPNFLRRALVLLATLAIPLTTGAEPVASDSASSAQAPISVVDAPATDAVRVIYFYQVGCGECAQAQSWLEELHAAMPELVIEKHDIHSPEAMRLNEALAARFDLPESQRLLAPAVFTRAGALVRGDITFGSLADLLDNALAAPPADWAPSPGTADLDQSAESIRQRFEGMTVWIVFVAGLLDGVNPCAFATILFFLSYLHVTRRSPAQMLQVGAAFALAIFLTYLALGVGFAQAISRAGAIRLVAEIFNWVLAVAALVLAVLSIRDGVLCLRGRLNETALKLPMFLRKRINAAIRHGARHRRVVLAAFGAGVIVSVLELACTGQVYAPVILYVLHTGAEKSAAFGYLVLYNLAFTVPLLVVIVLAFFGLSNERLTGFFQRNAALVKFATGGLFLLILALLLSTMIVL, from the coding sequence ATGATAATTCTGACTGGCCCCGACGACACCGATGTACAGGATACGGAATTTCTGATGACCACCGTCCCAAACTTTCTCCGCAGGGCGCTCGTACTGCTGGCCACGCTGGCGATCCCGCTCACAACCGGAGCCGAACCCGTCGCCAGCGACTCTGCCTCATCGGCGCAAGCGCCCATTTCGGTCGTTGACGCACCCGCGACAGACGCAGTCCGCGTCATCTATTTCTATCAGGTCGGCTGCGGCGAATGCGCCCAGGCCCAGTCGTGGTTGGAGGAACTGCACGCGGCCATGCCGGAGCTGGTGATTGAAAAACACGACATCCACTCGCCCGAGGCCATGCGGCTCAACGAAGCCCTTGCCGCCCGCTTCGACCTGCCGGAAAGCCAGCGCCTGCTGGCCCCGGCGGTATTCACGCGAGCCGGGGCGCTGGTGCGCGGAGATATCACTTTTGGCTCGCTGGCGGACCTGCTCGACAATGCCCTGGCCGCGCCACCGGCAGATTGGGCCCCCTCCCCCGGCACGGCGGACCTGGACCAGTCGGCGGAAAGCATCCGCCAACGCTTCGAAGGCATGACCGTCTGGATCGTGTTCGTGGCCGGACTGCTCGACGGCGTCAACCCCTGCGCCTTTGCCACGATCCTGTTTTTCCTCTCCTACCTGCACGTCACCCGCCGCAGTCCGGCCCAGATGCTCCAGGTCGGGGCGGCTTTCGCGCTGGCGATTTTCCTGACCTACCTCGCGCTGGGGGTAGGCTTCGCGCAGGCCATCAGCCGGGCCGGGGCCATCCGGCTCGTGGCCGAGATTTTCAACTGGGTGCTGGCCGTGGCCGCCCTCGTGCTCGCGGTGTTGAGTATCCGCGACGGTGTGCTGTGCCTGCGGGGACGGCTCAACGAAACCGCCCTCAAGCTCCCGATGTTCCTGCGCAAGCGGATCAACGCCGCCATCCGTCACGGGGCCAGGCACCGGCGCGTCGTGCTGGCCGCCTTTGGCGCGGGGGTGATCGTCTCCGTCCTCGAACTGGCCTGTACCGGCCAGGTTTACGCCCCGGTCATTCTTTATGTGCTCCACACCGGAGCGGAGAAATCCGCCGCCTTCGGCTACCTCGTGCTCTACAACCTGGCCTTTACCGTGCCCCTGCTCGTGGTTATCGTGCTGGCCTTCTTCGGCCTGAGCAATGAGCGCCTGACCGGCTTTTTCCAACGTAACGCGGCACTGGTCAAATTCGCCACCGGCGGGCTTTTCCTCCTTATCCTCGCCCTGCTGCTGAGCACGATGATCGTGCTGTAG
- a CDS encoding SDR family oxidoreductase, translating to MSEADPRKILITGVTRGLGRALTEKFTALGHTVIGCGRRFEAVEVVRHELDPDPYLSVVDVLDAGAVQAWALDVLDRFGPPDFLINNAAVAHSGVPFWELPGEDFNRVIDTNIKGTANVLRAFLPAMIERGSGIAVNLSSGVGRFAVENFSAYVASKYAVEGLSKAVAEDLPAGLACIPLSPGVVDTDMLRDHWGEERSGEEIDPAAWAEIAAPFILGLTPADNGASLSVPVEGAE from the coding sequence ATGAGCGAAGCTGATCCCCGTAAGATTCTCATCACCGGTGTGACGCGCGGCCTCGGTCGCGCCCTGACAGAAAAGTTTACCGCCCTCGGGCACACCGTGATCGGGTGCGGGCGGCGCTTCGAGGCGGTGGAGGTGGTGCGCCACGAGCTCGACCCCGACCCGTACCTCTCGGTGGTGGATGTGCTCGACGCCGGAGCCGTGCAGGCTTGGGCGCTCGACGTGCTGGACCGCTTCGGGCCGCCGGACTTCCTGATTAACAACGCGGCGGTAGCCCACTCGGGAGTCCCCTTCTGGGAACTGCCGGGAGAGGATTTTAACCGCGTGATCGACACGAACATCAAGGGCACGGCCAATGTCCTGCGAGCCTTCCTCCCGGCCATGATCGAGCGCGGGAGCGGGATCGCGGTCAATCTCAGCTCGGGGGTGGGGCGTTTCGCCGTTGAGAATTTCTCGGCCTACGTCGCCTCGAAGTACGCGGTCGAGGGCCTGAGCAAGGCCGTGGCCGAAGACCTCCCGGCGGGGCTGGCCTGCATTCCGCTCTCGCCGGGCGTGGTCGATACGGACATGCTCCGCGATCACTGGGGCGAGGAACGCTCGGGGGAGGAGATTGATCCGGCCGCCTGGGCCGAGATCGCGGCCCCGTTCATCCTCGGGCTGACTCCCGCCGACAACGGCGCATCCCTGAGTGTCCCGGTCGAGGGCGCGGAGTAG
- the aspS gene encoding aspartate--tRNA ligase translates to MKRTHTCSQLSKSDVDSAVTLIGWVESVRDHGGVLFVDLRDREGMTQVVFDPDRPDIHGQAGHLKDESVIQITGKVRARTPETVNAKMATGEIEVYADSLIVHNACETLPFPLEEEKADKVNEDLRLTYRYLDLRRKKMLNLLKLRSKASKSVRDYLNANGFLDIEVPVLFKSTPEGAREFLVPSRLNPGEFYALSQSPQQYKQMLMVAGVERYYSIARCFRDEDLRADRQPEFTQIDLEMSFIEREDMYALIEGMLKKVWKDVLDVDIPTPFPRLPYPDAMNRYGSDKPDTRFGLEIQDFTEDFANSSFKVFKGAIDNGGCLKAFNAKGLGDITQGEVKSLEDIAKTLGAKGLAYIVVRGDDPANWRSPILKFISEAELKALRERLNIEDGDLIFFAATGWEQACAILGRIRLESAQLLVKRGKMEISSDQYNFLWVVDFPLMLFDEEAGRYVASHHPFTAPVPEDVEKLTTDPKNIRSQAYDVVLNGSELGGGSIRIHQPELQNKVLRDVLGMSEEIVESRFGYMLKAFNFGAPPHGGIALGLDRMCAILGKAKSIRDVIAFPKTQKGQDLMASVPGPVQPKQLRDLHVATVELPKE, encoded by the coding sequence ATGAAACGCACGCATACTTGCAGCCAGCTTTCCAAGTCCGATGTGGACTCGGCCGTGACCCTGATCGGCTGGGTCGAATCCGTCCGCGACCACGGCGGGGTTCTTTTTGTGGACCTGCGCGACCGTGAAGGGATGACCCAGGTGGTCTTCGATCCGGACCGCCCGGACATCCACGGCCAGGCCGGACATCTCAAGGACGAGTCCGTCATCCAGATCACCGGCAAGGTCCGCGCCCGTACGCCCGAGACCGTCAACGCCAAGATGGCCACCGGCGAGATCGAGGTCTATGCCGACTCGTTGATCGTCCACAATGCCTGCGAGACGCTGCCCTTCCCGCTGGAAGAGGAAAAGGCCGACAAGGTCAACGAAGACCTGCGCCTGACCTACCGCTACCTGGACCTGCGCCGCAAGAAGATGCTCAACCTGCTCAAGCTGCGCAGCAAGGCCTCCAAGAGCGTCCGCGACTACCTGAACGCCAATGGCTTCCTCGACATTGAGGTGCCCGTCCTCTTTAAAAGCACGCCCGAGGGCGCGCGCGAATTCCTTGTCCCCAGCCGCCTCAACCCCGGCGAATTCTATGCCCTGAGCCAATCCCCCCAGCAGTACAAACAGATGCTCATGGTGGCCGGGGTGGAGCGCTACTACAGCATCGCCCGCTGCTTCCGCGACGAGGACTTGCGCGCCGACCGCCAGCCGGAGTTCACCCAGATCGACCTGGAAATGTCCTTCATCGAGCGCGAGGACATGTACGCGCTGATCGAGGGCATGCTCAAGAAGGTCTGGAAGGACGTGCTCGACGTGGACATCCCCACGCCCTTCCCCCGCCTGCCCTACCCCGACGCCATGAACCGCTACGGCTCGGACAAGCCGGACACGCGCTTCGGGCTGGAGATTCAGGACTTTACGGAAGACTTCGCCAACTCCTCGTTCAAGGTCTTCAAGGGCGCCATCGACAACGGCGGCTGCCTCAAGGCGTTCAACGCCAAGGGCCTGGGCGACATCACCCAGGGCGAGGTCAAGTCCCTCGAAGATATCGCCAAGACCCTCGGGGCCAAGGGCCTGGCCTACATCGTCGTGCGCGGTGACGACCCCGCGAACTGGCGCTCCCCGATTCTCAAGTTCATCTCCGAGGCCGAACTTAAGGCCCTGCGCGAGCGCCTCAACATCGAGGACGGCGACCTGATTTTCTTCGCCGCCACCGGCTGGGAACAGGCCTGCGCCATTCTCGGACGCATTCGCCTGGAGTCCGCCCAGTTGCTCGTCAAGCGCGGCAAGATGGAGATTTCCTCCGACCAGTACAACTTCCTCTGGGTGGTGGACTTCCCGCTCATGCTTTTTGATGAAGAGGCCGGCCGCTACGTGGCTTCGCACCACCCCTTCACCGCTCCCGTCCCCGAGGACGTGGAAAAGCTCACCACCGACCCGAAGAACATCCGTTCGCAGGCCTACGACGTGGTCCTCAACGGCTCGGAACTCGGCGGCGGCTCGATCCGTATCCACCAGCCCGAGCTTCAGAACAAGGTGCTGCGCGACGTGCTCGGCATGAGCGAGGAAATCGTCGAAAGCCGCTTCGGCTACATGCTCAAGGCCTTCAACTTCGGTGCCCCGCCCCACGGCGGGATCGCGCTGGGCCTGGACCGCATGTGCGCCATCCTCGGCAAGGCCAAGAGCATCCGCGATGTTATCGCCTTTCCCAAGACCCAGAAGGGGCAGGATCTGATGGCTTCCGTGCCCGGACCCGTTCAGCCCAAGCAGCTCCGTGACCTCCATGTGGCCACGGTCGAGCTGCCCAAGGAATGA
- a CDS encoding ammonium transporter encodes MATPAADFFTISNLWILIAAGLVFIMHLGFSTVETGLTQSKNTVNILFKNVFIVCMGVLVYALWGFNAMYPGDFNGFFAAGSPIANAFADADVFANMTSEYADYTYWADFIFQAMFAATAATIVSGAVAERVKLSSFMIYATILVCFIYPITGSWEWGGGWLNNFGGGEKEFIDFAGSSLVHAFGGYAALAAVLLLGARKGKYVGGKIKPILGHSMPLATIGVFMLFFGWFGFNGGSVLSADPQAVSLVFVTTTLAGCAGGLGGMFTSWALLKKPDLSMGLNGILAGLVGITAGADTIAPWSAVLVGLIAGIIVVFSVLFFDKLKIDDPVGAISVHGICGNFGTIAVGIWGGGFFLSQLIGTVAVSAFAFICSFIIFGIVKAIMGVRVSEEEEFGGLDVGEHGQEAYPDFAGATKG; translated from the coding sequence ATGGCTACTCCGGCAGCCGACTTCTTCACGATCAGCAACCTGTGGATTCTCATCGCAGCGGGGCTGGTCTTCATCATGCACCTGGGCTTCTCCACGGTCGAGACCGGCCTGACCCAGAGCAAGAACACGGTCAACATCCTGTTTAAAAACGTGTTTATCGTTTGTATGGGTGTGCTCGTGTACGCGCTGTGGGGCTTTAACGCGATGTACCCGGGGGACTTCAACGGCTTCTTCGCCGCTGGCAGCCCGATCGCCAACGCCTTTGCCGACGCTGATGTCTTCGCCAACATGACCTCCGAGTACGCCGACTACACCTACTGGGCGGACTTCATCTTCCAGGCCATGTTCGCCGCCACCGCCGCGACCATCGTCTCCGGTGCTGTGGCCGAGCGCGTCAAGCTCTCCAGCTTCATGATTTACGCCACGATCCTGGTCTGCTTCATCTACCCGATCACCGGCTCCTGGGAATGGGGCGGCGGCTGGCTGAACAACTTCGGCGGCGGTGAAAAGGAATTCATCGACTTCGCCGGTTCCTCGCTGGTGCACGCCTTCGGTGGTTACGCCGCCCTGGCCGCGGTTCTCCTGCTGGGCGCCCGCAAGGGCAAATACGTCGGCGGCAAGATCAAGCCGATCCTCGGCCACTCCATGCCGCTGGCCACCATCGGGGTCTTTATGCTGTTCTTCGGCTGGTTCGGGTTCAACGGCGGCTCGGTCCTGAGCGCCGACCCGCAGGCGGTTTCGCTCGTCTTCGTGACGACCACGCTGGCCGGTTGCGCCGGTGGCCTCGGTGGCATGTTCACCTCCTGGGCCCTGCTCAAGAAGCCTGACCTCTCCATGGGCCTCAACGGCATCCTCGCCGGTCTGGTCGGGATCACTGCCGGAGCCGACACCATCGCTCCCTGGTCCGCCGTCCTTGTCGGTCTGATCGCCGGTATCATCGTGGTCTTCTCGGTCCTCTTCTTCGACAAGCTGAAGATTGACGACCCGGTCGGCGCCATCTCGGTGCACGGCATCTGCGGTAACTTCGGCACCATCGCCGTCGGTATCTGGGGCGGAGGTTTCTTCCTCTCCCAGCTCATCGGTACGGTCGCGGTCTCCGCGTTCGCCTTCATCTGCTCCTTCATCATCTTCGGCATCGTCAAGGCCATCATGGGTGTCCGCGTGAGCGAAGAAGAAGAGTTCGGTGGACTCGACGTGGGCGAGCACGGCCAGGAAGCCTATCCGGACTTCGCTGGGGCCACCAAGGGCTAA
- a CDS encoding P-II family nitrogen regulator, translating into MKLIKAIIKPFKLEEVKEALSEIGIEGMTVTEVKGFGRQKGHTEIYRGSEYTVDFLPKVMVDIAVSDDVVAKTVEAVSKAAKTGKIGDGKIFVLPLDEVIRIRTDEKGDGAI; encoded by the coding sequence ATGAAGCTCATTAAAGCGATTATCAAGCCCTTCAAGCTGGAGGAAGTTAAGGAAGCTCTCTCCGAAATCGGCATCGAAGGCATGACCGTGACCGAAGTCAAAGGTTTCGGCCGCCAGAAAGGCCATACGGAAATCTACCGTGGCAGCGAATATACCGTCGACTTTCTCCCGAAGGTCATGGTGGACATCGCTGTGTCGGACGACGTGGTCGCCAAGACCGTCGAGGCTGTCTCCAAGGCCGCCAAGACCGGCAAGATCGGCGACGGCAAGATCTTCGTCCTCCCGCTGGACGAAGTGATCCGCATCCGTACCGACGAAAAGGGCGACGGCGCCATCTAA
- a CDS encoding flavodoxin domain-containing protein: MQSQDSTLHIIFGTMTGNSEDLANRLAGRCKNEGIAHTICSAEEWPLERFSEVRRVILIFSTWGDGEPPDDAIDFCESLYDQKAEVAHLDYMVIGLGDTSYDDFCGCARRLDEALEAGGAKRMSQRLDLDIDFDKDFDAWTESFIAGELALQRL, from the coding sequence ATGCAGTCACAAGATTCCACCCTGCACATTATCTTCGGCACCATGACCGGCAACTCCGAGGACCTGGCCAACCGCCTCGCCGGACGCTGCAAGAACGAGGGTATCGCGCACACCATCTGCTCGGCCGAAGAATGGCCGTTGGAGCGCTTCTCCGAAGTCAGGCGCGTCATCCTCATCTTTTCGACCTGGGGCGACGGCGAGCCACCGGACGACGCGATTGACTTCTGCGAAAGCCTTTACGACCAGAAAGCCGAGGTCGCCCACCTCGACTACATGGTGATCGGCCTGGGTGACACCTCCTACGACGACTTCTGCGGCTGCGCCCGTCGTCTCGACGAGGCCCTGGAGGCCGGAGGGGCCAAGCGCATGAGCCAGCGGCTCGACCTGGACATCGACTTCGACAAAGACTTCGACGCCTGGACCGAGAGCTTCATCGCGGGCGAACTCGCCCTCCAGCGCCTCTGA
- a CDS encoding ChuX/HutX family heme-like substrate-binding protein, which produces MHDPEHNASRLPPSTPPRKEHQCSCGCQPEAVYVAELQRDYAGILPELCSLGEMICFARNRHCILGGLIALPDLRGDGPTFTGTTPRSDFHLDTTQWSHAYTVHERHKSCGTFIGLEFYDANHRALFRTCVSPGSEQRDLQGLVHNFHRRGVPLEEMAAWHRMGRLTPAHTALHAGVTDRFARADLPSTPFDATRVPIKNEAGFDGSLPLANAILADAQEEAQELGVTVSGGFGRMSLAFTPYMLENISESWLYAGEPGYALRLDLSAVNTYWIGSYEADGHHFSYLEAVDAFGGLITRICSANPDSHRYWRSLAASM; this is translated from the coding sequence ATGCACGACCCCGAGCACAACGCCTCCCGCCTCCCGCCATCCACTCCGCCCCGCAAAGAGCACCAATGCTCCTGCGGGTGCCAACCCGAGGCCGTTTACGTGGCTGAGCTCCAGCGCGATTACGCCGGTATCCTGCCCGAGCTGTGCAGTCTGGGCGAAATGATCTGTTTCGCCCGCAACCGCCACTGCATCCTCGGCGGCCTGATCGCCCTGCCCGACCTGCGCGGCGACGGGCCCACCTTCACCGGCACCACGCCCCGCTCGGACTTTCACCTCGACACCACCCAGTGGAGTCACGCCTACACGGTGCACGAGCGCCACAAAAGCTGCGGCACCTTTATCGGGCTCGAATTCTACGACGCCAACCACCGCGCCCTCTTTCGGACCTGCGTCTCGCCCGGCTCCGAGCAGCGCGACCTGCAAGGCCTGGTCCACAACTTCCACCGCCGCGGCGTCCCACTGGAAGAAATGGCTGCCTGGCACCGCATGGGTCGCCTGACCCCGGCTCACACGGCCCTCCACGCGGGTGTCACCGATCGCTTCGCCCGCGCCGACTTACCGAGCACTCCTTTTGACGCGACGCGCGTGCCCATTAAAAACGAGGCGGGCTTCGACGGCAGCCTTCCACTGGCCAACGCCATCCTGGCCGACGCCCAGGAGGAGGCGCAGGAACTCGGCGTGACCGTCTCCGGCGGTTTTGGCCGCATGAGTCTGGCCTTCACCCCCTATATGCTGGAAAACATCTCGGAGAGCTGGCTCTACGCGGGCGAACCGGGCTACGCCCTCCGGCTCGATCTCAGCGCGGTGAACACCTACTGGATCGGCAGCTACGAGGCCGACGGCCACCACTTCAGCTACCTGGAAGCGGTCGATGCCTTCGGCGGGCTGATTACCCGCATCTGCTCCGCCAATCCCGACAGCCACCGCTACTGGCGCTCGCTCGCGGCCAGTATGTGA
- a CDS encoding ribose-phosphate diphosphokinase, which yields MREQGLKVFTGNANPELAEQICQFMNIPLGRATVKRFPDGETFVRIDENVRGQDVFIIQPTCPPANDHIMELLIMIDAARRASASRITAVLPFYGYARQDRKDQPRVPITAKLVANLLVASGANRVLTMDLHAQQIQGFFDIPVDHLYASPVFSDYLTRLKLQTDLVVYSPDVGGMKMAAAYADILKCPLGFVAKKRTSATEVEAFNLVGDVADKDILLVDDMTETAGTLTAAANLLKVNGARSVRAAVSHGVLNEIGYDRLRNGPIDELITTNTTPVETRGLPITVLNVNEILGKAIMHIHSNESVTGLFDIKGF from the coding sequence ATGAGAGAGCAGGGACTAAAAGTCTTCACCGGTAACGCGAACCCCGAGCTGGCAGAGCAGATTTGCCAGTTCATGAACATTCCGCTGGGGCGTGCGACGGTTAAGCGCTTTCCAGACGGCGAGACCTTCGTTCGCATCGACGAGAATGTACGCGGCCAGGATGTGTTTATCATCCAGCCGACTTGCCCGCCGGCGAACGACCATATCATGGAGCTGCTCATCATGATCGATGCGGCGCGTCGCGCCTCGGCCAGCCGCATCACGGCCGTCTTGCCCTTTTACGGCTACGCCCGCCAGGACCGTAAGGACCAGCCTCGCGTGCCGATCACGGCCAAGCTCGTGGCCAACCTGCTGGTTGCCTCCGGGGCGAACCGGGTCCTGACCATGGACCTGCACGCTCAGCAGATTCAGGGCTTTTTCGACATCCCGGTCGATCATCTGTACGCCTCGCCGGTCTTCTCGGATTACCTGACCCGGCTCAAGCTCCAGACTGATCTCGTCGTTTACTCGCCGGATGTGGGCGGGATGAAAATGGCCGCCGCCTACGCCGATATCCTCAAGTGTCCCCTCGGCTTTGTGGCCAAGAAGCGCACCAGCGCGACCGAGGTCGAGGCCTTCAACCTCGTGGGCGACGTGGCGGACAAGGATATCCTCCTGGTGGACGATATGACCGAGACCGCCGGTACGCTCACTGCCGCCGCCAACCTGCTCAAGGTCAATGGTGCCCGCTCCGTGCGCGCCGCCGTCAGCCACGGTGTGCTCAACGAGATCGGCTACGACCGCCTGCGCAACGGCCCGATCGACGAGCTGATCACGACCAACACCACCCCGGTGGAGACGCGCGGCCTGCCCATCACCGTGCTCAACGTGAACGAAATCCTCGGCAAGGCCATCATGCACATCCACAGCAATGAGAGCGTGACCGGCCTTTTTGACATCAAGGGCTTCTAG
- the lpxD gene encoding UDP-3-O-(3-hydroxymyristoyl)glucosamine N-acyltransferase — protein MKIAFQMEDITAILQDGVVEGQPGKPITGIASLSKAQPGDLAFLGNRKYTPDVKACQASVILLFHDYEGAPAPGQAFVRLENPSLGLARLCGAIEAMLWPKPNPGVHPTAVIDETAEVDPGAWVGPYCVIGAGAKVGPGSNLESLVTIGREASVGAHCRISAHVSVGDYCQVGDRVRLHPGVVIGSDGFGFETNDGVHEKVPQIGNVVIENDVEIGANAAIDRARFSSTRIGEGSKLDNLVQIAHNVVIGKGCLIVAQAGISGSTTLEDFVIVAGQAGITGHLKLAKGSVIGAQAGLHNDTKPGGYYRGSPANTAALQHRIDILSKRLPELFKRVASLEEKTAG, from the coding sequence ATGAAGATTGCCTTCCAGATGGAGGATATCACCGCGATCCTGCAGGACGGCGTGGTCGAGGGCCAGCCCGGCAAGCCGATCACCGGCATTGCCTCGCTTTCCAAGGCCCAGCCCGGCGACCTGGCGTTTCTCGGGAATCGCAAGTACACCCCCGACGTCAAAGCCTGCCAGGCCTCGGTCATTCTGCTCTTTCACGACTACGAGGGCGCGCCGGCTCCCGGTCAGGCCTTTGTCCGCCTGGAAAATCCCTCCCTTGGACTAGCCCGCCTGTGCGGTGCGATAGAGGCCATGCTCTGGCCCAAGCCCAACCCCGGTGTCCACCCGACCGCCGTCATAGACGAGACGGCCGAAGTCGATCCGGGCGCGTGGGTCGGCCCGTACTGCGTCATCGGCGCGGGGGCGAAAGTCGGCCCCGGCAGCAATCTGGAGTCGCTGGTTACGATTGGCCGCGAGGCCTCCGTGGGCGCACATTGCCGGATTTCGGCCCATGTCTCGGTTGGTGATTACTGCCAGGTCGGGGACCGCGTGCGCCTGCACCCGGGCGTGGTCATCGGCTCGGACGGGTTCGGCTTCGAGACCAACGACGGGGTTCACGAAAAAGTCCCCCAGATCGGCAATGTGGTGATCGAGAACGACGTCGAGATCGGCGCGAATGCCGCCATCGACCGGGCACGCTTCAGCAGTACGCGGATCGGCGAAGGCAGCAAGCTCGACAACCTCGTGCAGATCGCCCACAACGTCGTCATCGGCAAGGGCTGCCTCATTGTGGCCCAGGCCGGGATCTCCGGCAGCACGACGCTGGAGGACTTCGTCATCGTGGCGGGGCAGGCCGGGATCACCGGCCATCTCAAGCTGGCCAAGGGCAGCGTCATCGGCGCTCAGGCCGGGCTGCACAACGACACCAAGCCCGGCGGCTACTACCGGGGCTCGCCTGCGAACACAGCGGCACTCCAGCACCGGATAGATATTTTGAGCAAACGGCTGCCCGAATTGTTTAAAAGGGTTGCCAGCCTCGAAGAGAAGACGGCAGGATAA
- a CDS encoding OmpH family outer membrane protein, with amino-acid sequence MTKKLLLTLVAAFMAVGALQAQKTPMVVTVNMGELYQNYWKAQEADQKFQSSVENAQQEIQAMIEEGMGLANEMQELQSKMNNPALTETAREKFTAEAQQKAQSIREKEAEVNRYRQQTEQTLQQRRQSIVQLHISEIREEVIKIAKEKGADLVLNSAGMAVVYFDESFDITQEVLAKLNADKGSASATPSSQN; translated from the coding sequence ATGACGAAAAAACTCTTACTCACTCTCGTGGCCGCATTTATGGCCGTTGGTGCCCTCCAGGCACAGAAGACCCCGATGGTCGTCACCGTCAATATGGGTGAACTTTACCAGAACTACTGGAAGGCCCAGGAAGCCGATCAGAAGTTCCAAAGCTCGGTCGAAAACGCCCAGCAGGAAATCCAGGCCATGATCGAAGAAGGCATGGGCCTGGCCAATGAAATGCAGGAGCTTCAGTCCAAGATGAACAACCCGGCCCTGACCGAGACGGCGCGCGAGAAGTTCACCGCCGAGGCCCAGCAGAAGGCCCAGTCCATCCGCGAGAAGGAAGCCGAAGTCAACCGCTACCGCCAGCAGACCGAGCAGACGCTCCAGCAGCGCCGCCAGTCCATCGTGCAGCTTCACATCAGCGAGATTCGCGAAGAAGTGATCAAGATCGCCAAGGAAAAGGGCGCCGACCTCGTGCTCAACAGCGCGGGCATGGCCGTGGTTTACTTTGACGAGTCCTTCGACATCACACAGGAAGTGCTGGCCAAGCTCAACGCGGACAAAGGCTCCGCCTCCGCCACACCTTCTTCGCAAAACTAA